One genomic region from Streptomyces sp. Li-HN-5-11 encodes:
- a CDS encoding beta-ketoacyl synthase N-terminal-like domain-containing protein, whose translation MTADGAGAVRRLIAERVAAWSGTAPGDVPMDRPLAELGMSSREAVALAGELSRLVGRELPATLLWEAPTGEALVAHLCATGDSITAVAASVAHPVPADEPVAVIGVGCRLPGAVHGPADYWRLLSEGVDAIRRVPEDRWRDFSAFPPADALPYGGYLDDIAGFDAEFFRITPREAAVLDPQQRILLEVVQETLDHAAVPAGSLAGTATGVFVGVSAPEYGHLTGADPGAVDPWAPAGAALSVTAGRLAYVLDTRGPSMAVDTACSSSLVALHHACVSLRTGESDTAIAAGVNLLLSPAVTVAFRRAGALAPDGRCKPFSATADGIGRGEGCAAVLLKRLSDAERDGDRVLAVVRATVVNSDGRSNGLLAPNPAAQQALLATAYARAGLSPAIVDYVEAHGTGTPLGDPIEAGALGAVLGPGRDPDQPLLLGSVKGNLGHLESAAGLAGLVKTVLALHHDLLPPSLHCAEGSAVGDARLRVVTEPEPWPRYGGTATAGVSGFGFGGTNAHAVLQEWRPGAATVAPGDEPATRLHLLSDADPARVRDTAGRIADWLRTPEGGAARLADVARTLAGRTGRGPVRAAVAAGDREELADALGALAGGRPHPAVVTGDRDTVGRGPVWVFSGHGSQWSGMARRLLAEEPAFAAAVEKLDAQLAPECGLSLYDHLSLGGALDRLDVAQPVLFGLQVALAELWRSHGVEPAAVIGHSMGEVAAAVCAGALDVVDAARVIAVRARLLGRLRGGAMAVVDIDDTELDALERDFPGVHVAVHSSPRQKVVTGEEPAVARLVGRLRKQGRAARSMRVAGAGHSPHVEALLPELTEDLAEVRGRLPVVPVYSTVLDDPRGDSAFDAAHWAANLRRPVRLDRALAAAAADGHTAFVEISPHPVLTAAVADTVPGALALATLRRDADSSADFTAQLGALYAAGQRLPRPPGRVIDLPAPRWRHVRHWWTDGRTTAGPPASGGQTGPAHPPASHPSPTEHAPARPGSVIARLSHHIAAVTGHPPTRITPATTPAELGLDSLMAVRIRTAVEREFAIELPLRDLLGAASVEQVADRIRQALPRADSPLTVLSADGSRPPLFLVHAAGGPADVYRTLAARLADERPVYGLERVEVARTVGEKARRYAEAVTAAHPEGPCVLGGWSFGGFVAQETARQLTAAGRDVELVVLIDSVRPLIPPGLTPADRIRAHFTGFARHVAETYGVRLELPYDALVAMDDEGERIDTVLRALRRAADVPPAALEHQRASYLDLRIGEAHRPGRHEGRVVLFRATEPAPHTVRDPAYERDDDALGWDEVCPRLEVVPVAGHHLSLLDPPHVDEIAARLRRLLAAPTS comes from the coding sequence GTGACAGCCGACGGCGCGGGCGCCGTGCGCCGCCTCATCGCCGAACGGGTCGCCGCCTGGAGCGGCACCGCGCCCGGGGACGTACCCATGGACCGGCCGCTCGCCGAACTCGGGATGTCCTCGCGGGAGGCCGTCGCACTCGCCGGGGAGCTCTCCCGGCTCGTGGGGCGCGAACTGCCGGCGACGCTGCTCTGGGAGGCGCCCACCGGCGAGGCCCTGGTGGCACATCTGTGCGCCACCGGGGACAGCATCACCGCCGTGGCCGCCTCGGTGGCCCATCCAGTGCCGGCGGACGAGCCCGTCGCGGTCATCGGGGTCGGCTGCCGGCTGCCCGGCGCGGTGCACGGCCCGGCCGACTACTGGCGACTGCTGAGCGAGGGCGTCGACGCGATCCGGCGGGTCCCCGAGGACCGGTGGCGGGACTTCTCCGCCTTTCCGCCCGCCGACGCGCTCCCCTACGGCGGCTACCTCGACGACATCGCCGGGTTCGACGCGGAGTTCTTCCGGATCACCCCGCGCGAAGCCGCGGTGCTCGATCCTCAGCAGCGGATCCTTCTTGAGGTTGTGCAGGAGACGCTCGACCACGCCGCCGTCCCGGCCGGCTCCCTGGCCGGCACCGCCACCGGCGTCTTCGTCGGCGTCTCGGCTCCGGAGTACGGGCATCTCACGGGCGCCGACCCAGGGGCCGTCGACCCCTGGGCCCCGGCCGGGGCCGCCCTCTCCGTCACCGCCGGCCGTCTGGCGTACGTCCTCGACACGCGCGGGCCGAGCATGGCCGTCGACACGGCCTGCTCGTCCTCGCTGGTCGCCCTGCACCACGCCTGCGTCAGCCTGCGCACCGGCGAGAGCGACACGGCGATCGCCGCCGGAGTCAACCTGCTGCTGTCGCCGGCCGTGACCGTCGCCTTCCGGCGGGCCGGTGCGCTCGCACCGGACGGGCGGTGCAAGCCGTTCTCGGCGACGGCCGACGGCATCGGGCGCGGCGAGGGGTGCGCGGCCGTGCTGCTGAAGCGCCTGTCCGACGCGGAGCGGGACGGTGACCGCGTCCTGGCCGTCGTCCGCGCCACGGTCGTCAACTCCGACGGCCGTTCCAACGGGTTGCTGGCGCCGAACCCCGCTGCCCAGCAGGCGCTGCTGGCCACCGCCTACGCGCGGGCCGGGCTCTCCCCCGCGATCGTCGACTACGTCGAGGCGCACGGCACCGGCACACCGCTCGGCGACCCGATCGAGGCGGGCGCGCTGGGCGCCGTGCTCGGTCCGGGCCGCGATCCGGACCAGCCGCTGCTCCTCGGTTCGGTCAAGGGCAACCTGGGCCACCTGGAGTCGGCCGCGGGCCTGGCGGGCCTGGTCAAGACGGTGCTCGCCCTGCACCACGACCTCCTCCCGCCGTCCCTGCACTGCGCGGAGGGCAGCGCCGTCGGTGACGCCCGGCTGCGGGTGGTGACCGAGCCGGAGCCGTGGCCCCGCTACGGCGGCACGGCCACCGCCGGCGTCTCCGGGTTCGGCTTCGGCGGCACCAACGCCCACGCCGTCCTTCAGGAGTGGCGGCCCGGCGCGGCGACCGTGGCGCCGGGCGACGAGCCCGCCACGAGGCTGCACCTCCTGTCCGACGCCGACCCCGCCCGCGTGCGCGACACCGCGGGCCGCATCGCCGACTGGCTGCGCACACCCGAGGGCGGCGCCGCGCGTCTCGCCGATGTGGCCCGCACCCTCGCCGGACGCACCGGCCGCGGACCGGTGCGTGCCGCCGTGGCCGCCGGGGACCGCGAGGAACTCGCCGACGCGCTGGGCGCGTTGGCTGGCGGCCGCCCGCACCCGGCGGTCGTCACCGGCGACCGGGACACCGTCGGGCGCGGACCGGTGTGGGTGTTCTCCGGGCACGGCAGCCAGTGGTCCGGCATGGCGCGCCGGCTGCTGGCCGAGGAGCCGGCGTTCGCCGCCGCGGTGGAGAAGCTCGACGCGCAACTCGCCCCGGAGTGCGGCCTGTCCCTGTACGACCACCTGTCCCTCGGGGGTGCCCTCGATCGTCTGGACGTCGCCCAGCCGGTCCTGTTCGGCCTGCAGGTGGCGCTCGCCGAACTGTGGCGTTCCCACGGCGTGGAACCGGCCGCCGTCATCGGCCACTCCATGGGCGAGGTGGCCGCAGCGGTGTGCGCGGGCGCGCTCGACGTGGTCGACGCGGCCCGCGTCATCGCCGTACGGGCCCGGCTGCTCGGCCGGCTGCGCGGTGGCGCGATGGCCGTCGTGGACATCGACGACACGGAACTCGACGCCCTGGAAAGGGACTTCCCGGGCGTGCATGTCGCCGTCCACTCGTCGCCCCGGCAGAAGGTCGTCACCGGTGAGGAGCCGGCTGTCGCGCGGCTCGTCGGGCGTCTGCGTAAGCAGGGCCGGGCCGCCCGGTCGATGCGGGTCGCCGGCGCCGGGCACTCCCCCCACGTCGAGGCACTTCTGCCGGAGTTGACCGAGGACCTGGCCGAGGTGCGGGGGCGGCTGCCGGTCGTCCCCGTCTACTCCACGGTCCTGGACGACCCACGCGGGGACAGCGCGTTCGACGCGGCGCACTGGGCCGCCAACCTCCGGCGGCCGGTGCGCCTCGACCGAGCCCTGGCCGCGGCCGCCGCCGACGGCCACACCGCCTTCGTCGAGATCTCCCCCCACCCGGTGCTCACGGCGGCCGTCGCCGACACCGTGCCTGGCGCGCTCGCCCTGGCCACGCTCCGTCGTGACGCCGACAGTTCGGCCGACTTCACCGCGCAGCTGGGCGCCCTGTACGCGGCGGGTCAGCGCCTGCCCCGGCCACCGGGCCGGGTCATCGACCTGCCGGCGCCGCGCTGGCGGCACGTCCGGCACTGGTGGACGGACGGCAGGACGACCGCCGGCCCGCCGGCTTCCGGCGGGCAGACCGGGCCGGCTCACCCACCGGCGTCGCACCCCTCCCCCACCGAGCACGCTCCGGCTCGGCCCGGCTCGGTCATCGCCCGGCTGAGCCATCACATCGCCGCCGTGACCGGCCACCCGCCGACGCGCATCACGCCGGCCACCACACCGGCCGAACTCGGTCTGGACTCGCTGATGGCGGTACGCATCCGCACCGCCGTGGAACGCGAGTTCGCCATCGAACTGCCGCTGCGCGATCTCCTCGGCGCGGCGAGCGTCGAGCAGGTGGCCGACCGCATCCGGCAGGCACTCCCCCGGGCGGACTCGCCCCTCACCGTCCTCAGCGCCGACGGCTCCCGGCCCCCGCTCTTCCTGGTCCACGCCGCCGGCGGCCCCGCCGACGTCTACCGCACGCTCGCCGCACGACTCGCCGACGAGCGGCCGGTGTACGGGCTGGAGCGCGTCGAAGTGGCCCGCACCGTGGGTGAGAAGGCCCGCCGGTACGCCGAGGCCGTCACCGCCGCTCACCCCGAAGGGCCCTGTGTGCTGGGGGGCTGGTCCTTCGGCGGCTTCGTCGCCCAGGAGACGGCGCGGCAGCTGACGGCCGCCGGACGGGACGTGGAACTGGTCGTCCTCATCGACTCCGTACGGCCCCTGATCCCTCCCGGCCTCACCCCGGCCGACCGGATCCGCGCCCACTTCACCGGATTCGCCCGCCACGTCGCCGAAACCTACGGGGTGCGGCTGGAGTTGCCGTACGACGCGCTCGTGGCGATGGACGACGAGGGTGAGCGCATCGACACGGTGCTGCGGGCGCTGCGCCGGGCGGCCGATGTGCCGCCGGCCGCACTGGAGCACCAGCGGGCCTCCTACCTGGACCTGCGGATCGGCGAGGCGCACCGGCCGGGCCGCCACGAGGGCCGCGTGGTGCTGTTCCGGGCCACGGAGCCCGCGCCGCACACCGTGCGCGACCCGGCGTACGAGCGCGACGACGACGCGCTCGGCTGGGACGAGGTGTGCCCGCGCCTGGAGGTCGTGCCGGTGGCCGGGCACCACCTGTCGCTGCTCGACCCTCCGCACGTCGACGAGATCGCCGCCCGGCTGCGGCGGCTGCTCGCCGCCCCGACCAGCTGA
- a CDS encoding fatty acyl-AMP ligase has translation MDSRRPPLTPAYATLPEYLRHWADVTPDRRAFTFVDHPDPDSRGVHRTLTWRRLDVRVRALAARLAEEAGPGDRVALLCPQGTEYVTGFLAALAAGLVAVPLYPPGLPGHADRPARVLADARPAVVLTTSHVLDEVREFCVQEGSEGPGGGAPARIVAVDQVPDEAGERWRPLAPKESATAYLQYTSGSTRVPAGVEITHANVVANARQALAAYGADTRPVTCVGWLPLYHDMGLVLSVAAPVVRGVLSVLMDPAAFLHQPVRWLRLLTAHPHAVSAAPNFAYDYCASAVTEEQKADLRLNGVTALINGSEPVRPGTADRFHAAFAGQGLAPDTHCPSYGLAEATVFVSAARPGEPLRRFALDRDALAAGKALPAPPDDSEAVLLAGCGTPAGQRLRIADPTTRTALSEGEIGEIWVQGPNVGRGYWAQDELGRRVFGAEFAGAPDMPDRGGWLRTGDLGTVLEGQLVVTGRLKDLLVVDGRNHYPQDIEVTVQEAHPAVRRDRLAAFAVPGGESERVAVVAEHARTARLEDIDVPALARAVRAAVSARHGLRLADVVLVPPGTVPRTSSGKVARALTRARYLEGAYGSRCGAVEGASL, from the coding sequence ATGGACAGCCGCCGCCCCCCGCTCACGCCCGCGTACGCCACTTTGCCCGAGTACCTGCGGCACTGGGCCGACGTCACTCCCGACCGCAGGGCGTTCACGTTCGTCGACCATCCCGACCCGGACTCGCGGGGTGTCCACCGCACCCTGACCTGGCGGCGGCTGGACGTGCGGGTGCGCGCGCTCGCCGCCCGGCTCGCCGAGGAGGCCGGGCCCGGCGACCGGGTCGCGCTGCTGTGCCCCCAGGGCACCGAGTACGTCACCGGCTTCCTGGCGGCGCTCGCCGCCGGCCTGGTCGCCGTGCCGCTGTATCCGCCAGGTCTGCCCGGACACGCCGACCGGCCGGCGCGGGTCCTGGCCGACGCGCGTCCCGCCGTGGTCCTGACCACCAGCCATGTCCTGGACGAGGTACGGGAATTCTGCGTCCAGGAGGGCAGCGAGGGCCCGGGCGGGGGCGCGCCGGCGCGGATCGTCGCCGTCGACCAGGTGCCCGACGAGGCCGGGGAGCGGTGGCGTCCCCTCGCCCCAAAGGAGTCGGCGACCGCGTATCTGCAGTACACCTCCGGCTCGACCCGGGTTCCGGCGGGCGTGGAGATCACCCATGCCAACGTCGTCGCCAACGCCCGGCAGGCGCTGGCCGCCTACGGCGCCGACACCCGGCCGGTGACGTGTGTGGGCTGGCTGCCGCTCTACCACGACATGGGACTCGTGCTGAGCGTCGCCGCCCCCGTCGTGCGCGGGGTGCTGTCGGTGCTCATGGACCCGGCCGCCTTCCTCCACCAGCCCGTGCGCTGGCTGCGGCTGCTCACCGCGCATCCGCACGCGGTGAGCGCCGCGCCCAACTTCGCCTACGACTACTGCGCGTCCGCCGTCACCGAGGAACAGAAGGCGGACCTGCGGCTGAACGGCGTCACGGCGCTCATCAACGGCAGCGAGCCGGTCCGCCCCGGCACGGCGGACCGCTTCCACGCCGCCTTCGCCGGCCAGGGGCTCGCCCCTGACACCCACTGCCCCTCGTACGGGCTCGCGGAGGCCACCGTCTTCGTCAGCGCCGCCCGCCCCGGCGAGCCGCTGCGCCGCTTCGCCCTCGACCGCGACGCCCTCGCCGCCGGGAAGGCCCTGCCGGCGCCGCCCGACGACTCCGAGGCCGTGCTGCTGGCCGGCTGCGGCACCCCGGCGGGTCAGCGTCTGCGCATCGCCGACCCCACGACCCGCACCGCCCTGTCCGAGGGGGAGATCGGCGAGATCTGGGTGCAGGGACCCAACGTCGGCCGCGGCTACTGGGCGCAGGACGAGCTCGGCCGGCGGGTCTTCGGCGCGGAGTTCGCCGGCGCACCCGACATGCCGGACCGTGGCGGCTGGCTGCGCACCGGTGACCTGGGAACGGTGCTGGAGGGGCAGCTGGTGGTCACCGGCCGGCTGAAGGACCTCCTCGTCGTCGACGGCCGCAACCACTACCCGCAGGACATCGAGGTCACCGTCCAGGAGGCGCATCCGGCCGTGCGCCGCGACCGGCTTGCCGCCTTCGCCGTCCCCGGCGGCGAGAGCGAGCGGGTGGCGGTCGTGGCCGAGCACGCGCGGACCGCACGCCTGGAGGACATCGACGTACCGGCCCTGGCGCGGGCCGTGCGGGCGGCCGTCTCCGCCCGGCACGGGCTGCGGCTCGCCGACGTCGTCCTCGTCCCTCCGGGTACCGTGCCCCGCACCTCCAGCGGCAAGGTGGCCAGGGCGCTGACGCGCGCACGATATCTGGAGGGCGCGTACGGGTCACGGTGCGGCGCCGTGGAAGGCGCGTCGCTGTGA
- a CDS encoding pyridoxal-phosphate dependent enzyme, translating into MTDSPPVTLADVTLADVRDAAARIKGVAHRTPVLRSRTLDALAGAEVFVKCENFQRIGAFKFRGAYNAASRLSAAQLAKGIAAYSSGNHAQAVALAARELGSSAVILMPEDTPRSKKEATAGYGAEIVTYDRYTGDRVAIGEALAADRGLTLIPPYEHPDVIAGQGTAALELIEEAGDLDALVVPVGGGGLIAGSATAGKGLLPGLRVIGVEPEAGDDTRRSLEAGRRVPVPVPRTIADGQAADIPGALTFSLNQRLVDGIALVSDDQIRDAMRFAFERLKIVTEPSGASALAALLSHRVDRVPRRVGVIVSGGNIDTRRFTEILHG; encoded by the coding sequence ATGACCGACAGCCCGCCCGTCACTTTGGCGGACGTCACTTTGGCGGACGTCCGCGACGCCGCGGCGCGCATCAAGGGCGTCGCCCACCGCACGCCCGTGCTGCGCTCGCGGACCCTGGACGCCCTGGCCGGCGCGGAGGTCTTCGTCAAGTGCGAGAACTTCCAGCGGATCGGGGCCTTCAAGTTCCGCGGCGCGTACAACGCCGCGTCCCGGCTGTCCGCCGCGCAGCTGGCCAAGGGCATCGCCGCGTACTCCTCCGGCAACCACGCGCAGGCCGTGGCGCTCGCGGCCCGGGAGCTCGGCAGCAGCGCGGTGATCCTCATGCCCGAGGACACACCACGCTCCAAGAAGGAGGCGACGGCCGGCTACGGCGCGGAGATCGTCACCTACGACCGTTACACCGGCGACCGGGTCGCCATCGGAGAAGCACTCGCAGCCGACCGCGGGCTGACGCTCATACCCCCGTACGAGCATCCGGACGTCATCGCCGGGCAGGGGACGGCGGCCCTGGAGCTGATCGAGGAGGCCGGAGACCTCGACGCCCTGGTCGTCCCGGTCGGCGGCGGGGGCCTGATCGCCGGCAGTGCCACGGCCGGCAAGGGGCTGCTGCCCGGGCTCCGGGTCATCGGCGTGGAGCCCGAGGCCGGTGACGACACCAGGCGGTCACTGGAGGCCGGCCGGCGTGTCCCGGTGCCGGTGCCCCGCACCATCGCCGACGGCCAGGCCGCGGACATTCCCGGAGCACTCACCTTCTCCCTCAACCAGCGCCTGGTGGACGGCATCGCCCTGGTGAGCGACGACCAGATCCGTGACGCGATGCGGTTCGCCTTCGAGCGCCTGAAGATCGTCACCGAGCCCAGCGGTGCCAGCGCCCTCGCCGCGCTCCTGTCCCACCGCGTCGACCGCGTTCCGCGCCGTGTCGGCGTCATCGTCTCCGGCGGGAACATCGACACCCGGCGCTTCACCGAGATCCTGCACGGATGA
- a CDS encoding cytochrome P450 → MTPQASLLGRITDYANRADPYPLYEELRKTPVLHEEEGGPYVVSSYYDILSLLHDPRISSDAANLTAAGDDELSGPEATGLPPSFIRLDPPEHDRLRRIANSSFGPPHRPRRIDSMREDLGRIVTELIDGFGDAQQVDIVDQFAYPFPVTVICRLLGVPREDEPRFRTWVDPLVASLDPDTRRTADADFQRIARESRMQLGMYLAGLVEQRTKEPRDDMLSDLAASHGPDGSMSMMEVLSTAVLLLIAGHETTVNLITNGMLTLLRHPEILRRLREDAGLSVTIVEELLRYEPPVQLVPQRTCIADIELHGVTIPKGSRIWLVLGAGNRDPERFQDPDRFDPDRGDIQHLGFGSGIHSCFGAALARLETQLALAELARRLDNPRLLEDPPPYRQNAVLRGPRHLLVGIDGVRS, encoded by the coding sequence ATGACGCCGCAAGCCTCGCTCCTGGGCCGCATCACCGACTACGCCAACCGCGCCGACCCGTACCCCCTGTACGAGGAGCTCCGCAAGACACCGGTGCTCCACGAGGAGGAGGGCGGCCCGTACGTCGTCAGCTCGTACTACGACATCCTGAGCCTGCTGCACGATCCGCGGATCAGCTCCGACGCCGCCAACCTCACCGCCGCGGGCGACGACGAGCTCTCGGGGCCGGAGGCGACCGGCCTGCCGCCGAGCTTCATCCGGCTGGACCCGCCCGAGCACGACCGGCTGCGGCGGATCGCGAACAGCTCCTTCGGTCCGCCGCACCGGCCCCGGCGGATCGATTCCATGCGGGAGGACCTCGGCCGGATCGTCACCGAACTCATCGACGGCTTCGGCGACGCCCAGCAGGTGGACATCGTCGACCAGTTCGCGTACCCGTTCCCGGTGACCGTCATCTGCCGGCTGCTCGGGGTGCCGCGCGAGGACGAGCCCCGCTTCCGCACCTGGGTCGACCCGCTCGTCGCCAGCCTGGATCCGGACACCCGGCGAACGGCCGACGCCGACTTCCAGCGCATCGCGCGGGAATCCCGCATGCAGCTCGGCATGTACCTGGCCGGGCTGGTCGAGCAGCGCACCAAGGAGCCGCGCGACGACATGCTGTCCGACCTGGCGGCCAGTCACGGCCCGGACGGTTCCATGTCGATGATGGAGGTGCTGAGCACGGCGGTGCTGCTGCTGATCGCGGGCCATGAGACGACGGTCAACCTCATCACCAACGGCATGCTCACCCTGCTGCGCCACCCGGAGATCCTGCGCAGGCTGCGCGAGGACGCGGGTCTGTCCGTGACCATCGTCGAGGAGCTGCTGCGGTACGAGCCGCCGGTGCAGCTGGTACCCCAGCGCACCTGCATCGCGGATATCGAGCTGCACGGGGTCACGATCCCGAAGGGGTCGAGGATCTGGCTGGTTCTCGGCGCCGGCAACCGGGATCCGGAGCGCTTCCAGGACCCCGACCGCTTCGACCCCGACCGCGGCGACATCCAGCACCTCGGCTTCGGCAGCGGTATCCACAGCTGCTTCGGCGCGGCGCTGGCCCGCCTGGAGACGCAGCTCGCGCTGGCCGAACTGGCCCGGCGCCTCGACAATCCCCGACTCCTGGAGGACCCGCCGCCGTACCGGCAGAACGCGGTGCTGCGCGGTCCGCGCCATCTGCTGGTCGGCATCGACGGAGTGCGTTCCTGA
- a CDS encoding alpha/beta hydrolase family protein has translation MSHPLTGVSRRSVAKAAAATGLAVLFGAGAAGRARAATRLGPRTLDVSVSSAALGRSAPLRLILPSDFDTRTGRTYPVLYLLHGAHDDYTSWTRETDIEAFTEGRDVIVAMPDGGPTGIPTAWRSGPDYETFQLREVAALLARDYRASGVRAVAGVSTGGYGAMAHAARHPGAFTAAASYSGVLDTTAPGVPPIVDAIVARENLLPLSLWGDPVLDFLTWGNFNPRERAAGLRGTALYVSQGSGLGVGGDPLPGVLESALWPSAHGFAGTLRLLGIPVTTHFYTGGGHSWAYWKGEFTASWPMLAHALGLAE, from the coding sequence ATGTCCCATCCCCTCACCGGAGTGTCCCGGCGCAGCGTCGCCAAGGCCGCGGCCGCCACCGGCCTCGCCGTTCTGTTCGGCGCCGGGGCCGCCGGCCGGGCCCGTGCCGCCACCCGGCTGGGTCCGCGCACGCTGGACGTGTCGGTGTCCTCGGCGGCACTCGGCCGCAGCGCACCGCTGCGGCTGATCCTGCCGTCGGACTTCGACACACGGACCGGGCGGACCTATCCCGTGCTCTACCTGCTGCACGGCGCCCACGACGACTACACCTCCTGGACCCGGGAGACGGACATCGAGGCCTTCACCGAGGGCCGCGACGTGATCGTGGCGATGCCGGACGGCGGCCCCACCGGCATTCCGACCGCCTGGCGCAGCGGGCCCGACTACGAGACGTTCCAGCTGCGGGAGGTTGCGGCCCTGCTCGCCCGCGACTACCGCGCCTCGGGCGTACGGGCCGTGGCCGGGGTCTCCACCGGCGGATACGGCGCGATGGCGCACGCGGCCCGCCACCCGGGCGCGTTCACCGCCGCGGCCTCCTACAGCGGCGTCCTGGACACCACGGCGCCCGGGGTGCCCCCGATCGTCGACGCCATCGTGGCCCGGGAGAACCTCCTGCCCCTCTCTCTGTGGGGCGACCCGGTCCTGGACTTCCTGACCTGGGGGAACTTCAATCCGCGCGAGCGTGCCGCCGGGCTGCGCGGCACCGCCCTGTACGTCTCCCAGGGCAGCGGACTGGGCGTTGGCGGCGATCCGCTGCCGGGCGTGCTGGAGAGCGCGCTGTGGCCCTCCGCCCACGGCTTCGCCGGCACGCTCAGGCTGCTCGGCATCCCGGTCACCACCCACTTCTACACCGGAGGAGGACACAGCTGGGCCTACTGGAAGGGGGAGTTCACGGCCTCCTGGCCGATGCTCGCCCATGCGCTGGGCCTCGCGGAGTGA
- a CDS encoding acyl-CoA carboxylase subunit beta yields the protein MREAEAGQPAAHVPGGTAERIRDLERRRAQAVAAGGPRRRGTFGARERIERLLDAGSFTETGQFVRARAVAGGGRRPYGDGVVTGHGTVDGRPVCVFAQDSAVFGGSMGEAFGEKTVALMDHALKTGCPVVGLNDSGGARIQEGVASLALYAELVRRNVQASGVIPQISVILGPCAGGAAYSPAITDFTVMVDGASHMFVTGPDVIEAVTGERATAEDLGGARTSNTVNGNAHFLAADEEDALDTVRDLLSYLPANNLEHAPRYDPGAAPAGQPLDAVVPDRPGQAYDMRDILHAVVDDGELLYVQELFAPNIICALARVEGASVGVVANQPLHAAGVLDIDASEKAARFVRFCDAFGIPLLTFADVPGYLSGVRQEQAGIIRRGAKLLYAYAEATVPKVTVVVRKAYGGGYAVMGSKHLGADVNLAWPTARIAVMGAEGAVGLLHRRELAASDEPEALRARLVAAYESTHGTPYLAAERGYVDAVIAPRDTRDHVCRALRALRGKRAPLPQRRHGNIPL from the coding sequence GTGCGGGAGGCGGAGGCCGGGCAGCCGGCAGCGCACGTGCCCGGCGGCACCGCCGAGCGCATCCGCGACCTGGAACGCCGTCGGGCTCAGGCAGTCGCCGCCGGCGGTCCGAGAAGGCGGGGCACGTTCGGCGCGCGGGAGCGCATCGAGCGGCTGCTGGATGCCGGGTCCTTCACCGAGACCGGGCAGTTCGTCAGGGCCCGGGCCGTCGCCGGGGGCGGCCGCCGGCCCTACGGCGACGGCGTGGTCACCGGGCACGGCACCGTCGACGGCCGCCCGGTGTGCGTGTTCGCCCAGGACTCCGCGGTCTTCGGGGGCAGCATGGGCGAGGCCTTCGGCGAGAAGACCGTCGCCCTCATGGACCACGCCCTGAAGACCGGCTGTCCGGTCGTCGGGCTCAACGACTCCGGCGGCGCCCGCATCCAGGAGGGTGTCGCCTCCCTCGCCCTCTACGCCGAGCTGGTGCGGCGCAACGTGCAGGCGTCCGGGGTGATCCCGCAGATATCGGTGATCCTGGGACCGTGCGCCGGCGGCGCCGCGTACTCGCCGGCCATCACCGACTTCACGGTGATGGTGGACGGCGCCTCGCACATGTTCGTCACGGGGCCCGACGTCATCGAGGCCGTCACCGGCGAGCGCGCGACCGCCGAGGACCTGGGCGGCGCCCGCACCAGCAACACCGTCAACGGCAACGCCCACTTCCTCGCCGCCGACGAGGAGGACGCCCTCGACACCGTACGCGACCTGCTGTCGTACCTGCCCGCCAACAACCTCGAGCACGCGCCGCGCTATGACCCCGGGGCCGCGCCCGCCGGGCAGCCGCTCGACGCGGTCGTCCCCGACCGGCCCGGCCAGGCCTACGACATGCGCGACATCCTGCACGCGGTCGTCGACGACGGTGAACTGCTGTACGTGCAGGAGCTGTTCGCGCCGAACATCATCTGCGCGCTGGCCCGCGTCGAGGGCGCCTCCGTCGGGGTCGTCGCCAACCAGCCGCTGCACGCGGCCGGGGTGCTCGACATCGACGCCTCCGAGAAGGCGGCGCGGTTCGTGCGGTTCTGCGACGCGTTCGGCATTCCGCTGCTGACCTTCGCCGACGTGCCCGGCTACCTCTCCGGCGTCCGTCAGGAGCAGGCCGGCATCATCCGGCGCGGCGCCAAACTGCTGTACGCCTACGCCGAGGCGACCGTGCCCAAGGTGACCGTGGTGGTGCGCAAGGCCTACGGCGGCGGGTACGCGGTGATGGGGTCCAAGCACCTCGGTGCCGATGTGAACCTCGCCTGGCCCACCGCGCGCATCGCCGTGATGGGCGCCGAGGGTGCCGTGGGCCTGCTGCACCGGCGTGAACTCGCCGCCTCCGACGAGCCCGAGGCGCTGCGGGCCCGCCTCGTCGCGGCGTACGAGAGCACGCACGGCACTCCTTACCTCGCCGCCGAACGCGGCTATGTGGACGCCGTCATCGCCCCGCGCGACACCCGCGACCACGTCTGCCGGGCGCTGCGCGCCCTGCGCGGCAAACGCGCACCGCTGCCGCAGCGCCGGCACGGCAACATCCCCCTGTGA